ATAAAATCTCCTCTAGTTGTTTTCTACAATGATAACATGGCTTAAAAAATCGATGATCTAGGTAACACACTCCTCAATAGAGTGTTGAAAATTGGCTTTAAGCTGCAAGGATTTTAGGAACACATAACAAGCCAGACCAAGTCTAGCTTGTATTCAAGCAATGAGAAAATACTCTCTACAAAAGGAAGTATGCCCTAGCGTTTCAGGCTATTGACTGTTTGGAGCATGTTATCTGCTGTTTGGATAGTCTTAGAATTAGCTTCATAGGCGCGCTGGGCGGTGATTAAGTCAGTCATCTCCTCAACAAGACGCACATTGCTAAGTTCTAAGAAGCCTTGGCGCAATTGTCCATAGCCATCTCCATTAGGATTCCCCACGATAGCTGGACCACTTGCCGAAGTTACAGCCAAAAGATTATCTCCCAAAGCATGCAAGCCGGCCGGATTGATAAAATTGGCCAAAGTGATCTGTCCAATCACATTGGAAGTGCTCGCATTGCCTTGTGTTACGCTCACCGTGCCATCGACCCCGATACTAATTTGGGTGGTGTCTTGGGGAAAAGTGATTTGAGGGATGAGCAAATACCCCTCAGTGGTAACCATATTGCCCTGATCGTCAATTTTAAAATTGCCCGCGCGCGTGTAAGCAGTCGAGCCATCGGGCATTTGGATCTGGAAAAAACCCTTACCCGTGATAGCAATGTCTAGGTTATTTTCAGTTTCTTTGGGACTGCCTTGTGAAAACATTTTGGTAACACTGGAAGTGCGCACGCCCAAGCCCACCTCAATTCCATTGGGGGACTTGGTGGTATCAGAGGTAGAAGTGCCCGCGTATTGCAAAGCTTGGTAAAAGAGGTCATTAAAATCAGCGCGCTGTTTTTTAAAGCCCACAGTGTTGACATTGGCGATGTTGTTAGAGGTGGTGTCGATATGGGTTTGTTGGCCTAACATCCCGGTGGTCGCGCTATAAAGAGATCGTAGCATAACTAGCCTTTGTATTGGAGTGGTTTATTCTAACCTAAATTCTTTTTTTCAAGTCTTAAAATCCATGCCACGGCCCTTAGTTTTCCATCCAAAGAGTGTCTAATTTTTAATTTTTGGTGTATATTTAGAAAATATTAAACACCTTGACAACACTTTTAGTTTTCTTTAGAATACTAAACATATTTTTGTATTATTAGGAAGTGTTATGTTAGTTCATAAATTCATACGCAGGAAATTTTTTACAATGGGCGCGTGGATGTGTTGCGCTTTAGCACCTTTGAGTGCTGGGAATAATGGCGGGTATTTTTCTATTGGATTCCAGTATTCCAATATGGGCGCTGGGGGGAGTGCTAATAGTGTTTTTTCTAGTAAAGGATTGGATAGTGCGACTACCGATGCCACTTCAGGAAATCTCTTTGGGGGCGATGTGCAGTTAGGTTATAAACAATTCTTTGGCAAGAAAAAACGCTTTGGGATGCGCTATTACGCCATGTTTAGCGCGCAGGGGGGGGCTTACAGCTACCCGCAAGACTATAATGTTACGCTTAATAGCGATGGCAGTGTTAATACTATTTCTTACACTCTAACAAATGGCGCGCTCACCAATCTTTTTTATGGCGCGGGGTGGGATGTGCTCATTGATTTCTTTCAAAGCGACACGCGCTCTTTTGGGATTTTTGGAGGTATCATGCTAGGGGGCACTTCTTGGTTCTTGGGCGAGGGCAACAACTCATGCGCTACTGTCAACTACAATGTAAGTGCAGACAAAAATGGGGTGGCCTGCACTTCTACAAAAACTTCTTATGAACAAAGAGCTAAAAAACTGGGCAAACAAGCCAGTTATTCCCCTAATTATGTGCAATTTGCCTTTAACTTTGGAGTGCGTGGCAATATAAGCAAACACAATGGGTTTGAGATAGGGGTGCGCGCGCCTGTGATCACCACACCTTATTTCGTTGATAAAAGTCAATCCATTGGTAGTTTGGAGTTTAGACGCTTGATCGTGTTCTTTGCTAATTATGTGGTGAATTTTTAAAACTCTGCTTTGGCGCGAGCGCGCCAGCTCTTGCTCTATGACTGGGGTTTTTCCAACAAGTAATCCCCTCTACGCACACAGATAACGCTAGTATTTTTGATACTAGGGAGGACTTTAAGGCTCTTAGCCGGCTCTTCAACTTTGTATTCTGCGCAACTTCCTTGCCCGGGGCGGGCAAAATCTTTTTCCCATTGGGTGTATTCAGGCGAGTTTTTAAGGCTATCTTCTAAATATTGTTTTTCATAAACCTCTACAAATTTCATAAAATCCTCGCTCAAGCCTAAATCTTTGATCTTGACATCTGTTTTGCGCTCGGCTTTGTGTTCGACAAGGAGGCGCACCAATTCCGTAGGAGCAGAAGCTCCCACTTGCACGGGGCGTTGATAAGTCTTGGTGGTTTTAGTGGTGGTGGTGGAGTAGGTGCTGCTCCATTCTTGTTTGGTTTGCTCAGGCCAAAAACATTGGCGCGTGCGGGCTTTATAACAACGCCTAGTCGCTACAGAAGCCCGGGTTAGACTAAAAGTGTGCGTGGTTTTTGTAGGACCTAAAACCTCAATCTTATCGGGGAGTTGAGTGTAGGCTAGAGTGATTTTACCAGTTTTGCCACTAGAGGCATCGGCACTAAAATCGCATGCTCCCATGCTCAAATACTGCCCACTGGCTTTATCTAGCGATCTTAACACGGTAGGGCGACTAGCCTCTAATTTTTCATCATCATAGGTCCAATTCCCACAAGGCACTTCCTCAAAACTCCCCATACCGGGGCTAGGTGTAGGAGAGGTGGTTTGGGGCACACTAGCTAAGTTCTTAGGAGTTGTTGGAGGAGTTTGGGTGGGGTTTGGAGAAGTGCTTGGACTTGGTAGCGTGGTGGGGTTTTTT
This portion of the Helicobacter felis ATCC 49179 genome encodes:
- a CDS encoding outer membrane protein, encoding MLVHKFIRRKFFTMGAWMCCALAPLSAGNNGGYFSIGFQYSNMGAGGSANSVFSSKGLDSATTDATSGNLFGGDVQLGYKQFFGKKKRFGMRYYAMFSAQGGAYSYPQDYNVTLNSDGSVNTISYTLTNGALTNLFYGAGWDVLIDFFQSDTRSFGIFGGIMLGGTSWFLGEGNNSCATVNYNVSADKNGVACTSTKTSYEQRAKKLGKQASYSPNYVQFAFNFGVRGNISKHNGFEIGVRAPVITTPYFVDKSQSIGSLEFRRLIVFFANYVVNF
- the flgG gene encoding flagellar basal-body rod protein FlgG; the encoded protein is MLRSLYSATTGMLGQQTHIDTTSNNIANVNTVGFKKQRADFNDLFYQALQYAGTSTSDTTKSPNGIEVGLGVRTSSVTKMFSQGSPKETENNLDIAITGKGFFQIQMPDGSTAYTRAGNFKIDDQGNMVTTEGYLLIPQITFPQDTTQISIGVDGTVSVTQGNASTSNVIGQITLANFINPAGLHALGDNLLAVTSASGPAIVGNPNGDGYGQLRQGFLELSNVRLVEEMTDLITAQRAYEANSKTIQTADNMLQTVNSLKR